The DNA region CCTGTGATTGCTGAGTATGAACGTCAGTTTTGGGGGGATCAGGGATCCGGAGAGGAAACACGAAAGTTTCAGCAGTTTGTTGATGCGCTTTCGTCAGAGCCCACAAAAGGCACTGCGATGCTCCGCGAGTTGGCGGGCTCCAGAGAAGCCTACATCGTGGTTCACCCCACCGATCTCTATAAAGTCGGTCTTCTCCGACCTGAGCGAATGGAAATTGCGTTCAAAGATTTTCCCCTTACAGGAAATGTCCATGGACTAGCCAATCAGGTAAAAGCCTGGATGAAGGAGTATGACTACGACACCTACACGCTTCAGTCGCTTTCCGAAAAGGTCGTACGGGCCTATTTTCTGAACCAGAAGAAAAATGGGAAGCTCCTACTTGCTCAAATGCTACCATTGATGAATTCCACACCCATTGACTTTGAGGCCTTACAACTTGTCCACAAGCATGGCGGGTATTGGGTGTACAAGATTCCAGCTATTCAAAATCCTTCCTGATCCTTGTAGTCCAATAATATCGGGCTAGCAGTTCGGAAATTGCTCATGGTAAACTGACGTCCTCTGTAGCGAGAGTAGGTGCAATTGTTATACGATCACAACATTCAGTACTGGGATAGCAATAGAGGGGATCTTATTCATATATCTATGGGAAAGGAGATGCCGTGAATTACCGCATTT from Nitrospira sp. includes:
- the haoB gene encoding hydroxylamine oxidation protein HaoB; the encoded protein is GGLFFLGWFSFLWFKPVPAPYSYQLVDEGGVSKFTNLPLQAWPDLKISKYELRVQSVEKPLAIAYRAAKANGSSILLNWEGLVSEPIGFMAGELSELATIGTDITQHVPKEGLILAWWDISRQLHLLSERETLFTSHLGQPLITPSYWKDRIPVIAEYERQFWGDQGSGEETRKFQQFVDALSSEPTKGTAMLRELAGSREAYIVVHPTDLYKVGLLRPERMEIAFKDFPLTGNVHGLANQVKAWMKEYDYDTYTLQSLSEKVVRAYFLNQKKNGKLLLAQMLPLMNSTPIDFEALQLVHKHGGYWVYKIPAIQNPS